One window of the Megalops cyprinoides isolate fMegCyp1 chromosome 2, fMegCyp1.pri, whole genome shotgun sequence genome contains the following:
- the LOC118773830 gene encoding uncharacterized protein LOC118773830, with translation MLGNLSDHAYICSVSKEDGTGEWRASFRQQEDIHGEVGQTLAIPCPAPKPSLQNFTQTWTFMGQTPPILTHNSSTSHRHISDLWKNRVQDLLENGSLLIQNPEGQNLTGTYTCKVLTDWTLQLVQTHVNITGSDKRSGSATLLPAAAAAAAVAGIAVAVLVLLVTGLHIVARKKVGDKKKQVGEEGNGEVEAGDGAGATLSLSAILDPQPPNHHGNQDEAGAYLVMQDVPERLTMSPIPKSATVVSAPFR, from the exons atgctgggaaatctttCTGACCACGCCTACATCTGCTCCGTGTCCAAAGAGGACGGGACCGGGGAGTGGAGGGCCTCGTTCAGACAGCAAG AGGACATCCATGGAGAAGTGGGCCAAACCCTGGCCATCCCCTGCCCTGCACCAAAGCCCAGCCTCCAGAACTTCACTCAGACCTGGACCTTCATGGGACAAACCCCGCCCATCCTCAcgcacaacagcagcacctcacaCCGGCATATCTCAGACCTGTGGAAGAACCGGGTTCAGGACCTTTTAGAAAACGGGTCGCTCCTGATCCAGAACCCAGAGGGCCAGAACCTCACAGGAACGTACACCTGCAAGGTGTTAACCGACTGgaccctgcagctggtgcagacacATGTCAACATTACAG GTTCAGATAAGCGTTCTGGGAGTGCcaccctgctccctgctgctgctgctgctgctgctgttgctggtaTTGCAGttgctgttcttgttcttctcgTGACAGGACTCCACATAGTAGCAAGGAAAAAAG TTGGGgataaaaagaaacaagttGGAGAAGAAGGAAATGGAGAGGTGGAAGCTGGGGACGGAGCTGGAGCCACACTGAGCCTATCAGCCATACTGGATCCACAGCCACCCAATCACCACGGCAACCAGGATGAAGCAGGCGCATACCTGGTTATGCAGGACGTCCCAGAACGGCTGACCATGTCGCCCATACCTAAATCCGCCACTGTTGTGAGCGCCCCCTTCAGGTGA